A single region of the Ictalurus punctatus breed USDA103 chromosome 17, Coco_2.0, whole genome shotgun sequence genome encodes:
- the LOC108278351 gene encoding testis-expressed protein 26 produces MASCDVRKWDPYETSQKRDFVERPSSPIPVLRPPTSRAYRTPYALADPIGVTGYSEDFSWKPPSKPECIRTGTASGNRRNNPHPSQGFMVWRRPPGLKLCENPPPEDEVKHVLSAQYKSTYRTDFLGIPQGMMMNHRALDPVKHIPEVPQCIQTEMRYNYRKPVQRPEFRGNISRPEASKGIVPTVVPKHITNQESMKPLTTYDRHFSGKSTDFASVLSSLKPEELQHFYKHLPEKEKMLVQTFLQKKQSPPGQGKKIMEPVAFTQPPAALDRISIWPGPL; encoded by the exons ATGGCCAGCTGTG ATGTCAGAAAATGGGACCCATATGAGACCTCGCAGAAAAGGGATTTTGTCGAAAGACCCAGTTCACCGATTCCAGTTTTACG ACCTCCTACATCCAGGGCCTATAGAACTCCATATGCTTTGGCCGATCCCATTGGTGTCACTGGATATAGCGAAGACTTTAGCTGGAAACCTCCATCTAAGCCTGAGTGTATCCGGACCGGGACAGCCTCTGGCAACAGGAGAAACAACCCACACCCAAGCCAG GGTTTTATGGTATGGAGGCGTCCCCCTGGACTGAAACTTTGTGAAAATCCCCCACCTGAGGATGAAGTCAAACATGTTCTGTCTGCTCAGTACAAGTCAACATACAGAACTGATTTCTTGGGCATCCCTCAAG GGATGATGATGAACCATAGAGCCTTAGATCCTGTTAAGCACATCCCTGAGGTCCCTCAATGCATCCAGACTGAGATGAGATACAACTATCGTAAGCCTGTTCAGAGACCGGAATTTCGGGGAAATATATCCCGCCCTGAGGCATCAAAGGGGATAG TCCCTACAGTAGTTCCAAAGCATATCACTAACCAGGAAAGCATGAAGCCCTTGACCACCTACGACAGACACTTCAGTGGTAAATCCACAGACTTTGCTTCAGTGCTCAGTTCTCTCAAGCCTGAGGAACTCCAGCACTTCTACAAGCATTTACCTGAAAAGG aaaaaatgttggtgcaaacatttttgcaaaaaaagCAAAGTCCACCTGGTCAAGGAAAGAAAATAATGGAGCCAGTGGCATTCACACAACCTCCTGCAGCACTAGACAGGATATCCATCTGGCCTGGGCCTCTGTGA